Within the Gammaproteobacteria bacterium genome, the region GATTTAATGGATAAATTTAAAGCCGGCGACATTATAAATAAAGTCGCTTTGCAAGTGGGTGGTAAAGGCGGCGGTCGTGCGGATATGGCGCAAGCGGGTGGCACTGATCCGAGTGCATTAGATGATGCTTTAAACAGTGTGAAAGTTTGGATCGCGCAAGCGTAGCGCACAATAATTTTTTTAATAAAATAGTAAATGAGGTTGTTGTAAGCAATGGCACTTATAGTACAAAAATATGGCGGCACGTCGGTGGGTAGTACAGAACGCATCGAACATGTTGCTGATAAAGTAATTAAAGCACGTCAAGCTGGCCATGACATTGTCGTGGTTGTATCCGCTATGAGCGGTGAAACTAATCGTTTAATCGCATTAGCAAAAGCGCTTGATGAAGAACCCGATCCGCGTGAGTACGATGTACTGGTTGCCACTGGCGAACAAGTAACGATTGCATTGTTAGCGATCGCTTTAAAAAAACGCGGTCAAGATGCGCGATCTTATACCGGTGCTCAAGTACGCATCGTGACGGATAGTGCGTTTAATAAAGCGCGCATTATGCACATAGACGATAGTGCGATGCGTGCTGATATAGCAGCGGGTCGTGTGGTGATTGTTGCGGGTTTTCAAGGTGTTGATGAGCACGGCAACATTACCACCTTAGGTCGCGGTGGTTCCGATACTACGGGTGTTGCATTAGCGGCTGCATTAAAAGCGGATGAGTGTCAGATTTATACTGACGTGGATGGTGTGTATACAACTGATCCGCGTGTTGAACCTAACGCACGACGCTTAGCGCGCATCACTTTTGAAGAAATGTTAGAAATGGCGAGCTTAGGTTCTAAAGTTTTGCAAATTCGTTCGGTGGAATTTGCCGGTAAATATAATGTGCCATTGCGTGTGTTGTCGACCTTTGATGATAAAGGTGAAGGCACGCTGATTACCTTAGAGGAAGAAAAGATGGAACAACCTAGAATTGCGGGCATTGCGTTTAATCGTGATGAAGCTCAATTAACGATTGCAGGCGTGCCTGATCAACCCGGTGTTGCGGCGAGTATTCTTGGCCCCATTTCCGATGCCAATATCGAAGTTGATATGATTGTGCAAAACGTTGCGGGTAACGACACTACCGATTTTACTTTTACAGTTAATCGTACCGATTACAAACGCGCGATGGATATTTTGCAAAAAACGGCGAAAAGTTTAAATGCGCGCCAAGTATTGGGTAACGATACGATCGTGAAAATTTCGTTAGTGGGTGTTGGCATGCGTTCTCACGCAGGTATTGCCGCGACGATGTTTAAAGCTTTAGCCGGTGAAAACATCAACATCCGAATGATCTCCACCTCTGAAATCAAAATCTCAGTAGTCGTGGATCAAAAATATCTTGAGTTAGGCGTGCGTACTTTGCATCAGGTGTTTGAATTAGATAAAGACGGCAGCGTTGCTGCTATCTAGTTGGTTTTGCTGCCTCGGGATTAAGTTGGAATTCAAATAGGATTTCAGCTCAAGAAAACCCAGTGGCGGCCGTATATAAATGGATGCGAATCCGAGTATAATTCGGATCGTTAGACAGCGTTGTAGCCATGCACGAACACGGATGAGGCTGCTGTCAAAACTGGTGATGATGAGCAAACAGGAGAAGTAGCATGCTGATTTTAACACGGCGTGTCGGAGAGACGCTGATGGTTGGCGACGAGGTCACAGTAACTGTCCTCGGAGTAAAAGGTAATCAGGTGCGTATTGGTGTTAACGCCCCGAAAGATGTTGCAGTGCATCGTGAAGAAATTTACGAACGCATTAAGCGCGAACGCGATACCGACAGTAGCGATCGTAGTAACGGTAACAGTTAATTGCATAAGCTAATGGACCGTAAAGGTCCTTAGCAGATTGACTAAACAGGCCGGATCAGTCAGTATCTGGCCTTCTTTTTTGGGTGGTTTGGCTTTGTTTTTTAGTCCATAAAACAAGGTTTCATGCACAAATAAGTTGGTAATAAAATAGCGTTATTCGCGGAGAGATGGCCCGCGGAAGTGTGCATCGCACACGCAGCGTAAAATCAGCAAGCTCCCCTGTAATATAATAGGTGAGCGCGGAAAGTTTAAGATGAGTGATTGCATAGGCAATTGCTGCATGAACGAGTTCGGAGAGATGGCCGAGAGGTCGAAGGCGCTCCCCTGCTAAGGGAGTATATGGTTTATCCCGTATCGAGGGTTCGAATCCCTCTCTCTCCGCCACCTATATGAATACGCGTAACGTGTTTTTATAACGGCACCAGAATATATCCTTAGTTTTAATTCCCCAGCATTGTGATTAAAAGGCCCGCCACTGCGGCAGCACCTAATACTTCCAACACACTGCGTTTGAAATACAGCAATCCAATCATTGCGGCCAGCGCCACTAATGCGCTTGGCCAATCCAAGCCGCCGTTCCAACCTTGTGGCCAGAATGTGTGATAAGCAAAAAACATCGCTAAATTTAAGATCGCACCTACGACTGCAGCGGTGATCGCGGTTAATGGTGCGGTGAATTTTAAATCGCCATGCGTAGATTCCACCAACGGGCCGCCGGCAAGAATAAAAACAAAAGAAGGCAAAAAGGTAAACCACGTAACTAAGATGGCGGCCACTGCGCCGGCCACAAATACCATATCGGCACCGAATACCGCTTTTACATACGCGCCCACAAAACCCACAAAAGCTACGATCATAATGAGTGGGCCCGGTGTCGTTTCTCCCAATGCTAAACCGTCAATCATTTGTGTCGGGGTTAGCCAGCCATAATGATGAACCGCACCCTGATAAACATATGGCAATACGGCGTATGCGCCACCAAAGGTTAATAAGGCTGCCTTAGTAAAAAACCACGCCATTTGCGTCAAGGTTCCTTGCCAGCCATAGAAATAAGTCAATATGCCCATCGGCAACAACCACAACAAAGCGCCAATCAGCAAAATTTGAATTAATCGACGCCAGTGGAAATGGGCGTGCGCCGGTGTTGGTGTGTGGTCATCAATTATGGCGGGCGTCGTTATTACATTGGTATCGGTGTTTGGGGTTCCATGGTTTTTCGCACCCGCACTGAATTGCGCAGGCGCCCAACGTCCTCCGCAATATCCAATCAGCGCGGCGCTTATAATAATCAGCGGAAACGGTAATTGCAGTGCAAAAATAGCGACAAAGGCCGCGGTCGCAATAATCCATAAAGTGGGATTTTTCAGCGTTTTGGAACCAATGCGATGTGCGGCTTGTAGAACAATTGCCGTGACGGCAGGTTTAATTCCATAAAATATCCCCGCGACCCACGGCGTGTCCCCGAAGGCGATATAAATCCACGATAAGCCAATCAAAATTAACAAAGACGGCAAAACAAACAACACGCCGGCGATAATGCCGCCCCACGTGCGGTGCATTAACCATCCAATATACGTGGCGAGTTGTTGCGCTTCTGGCCCCGGTAACACCATGCAGTAATTCAGCGCATGCAAAAAACGTTGTTCAGACAACCAACGCCGACGCTCCACGATTTCTTGATACATGATGGAAATCTGACCCGCAGGCCCACCAAAACTGATAAAGCCTAATTTCAGCCAAAAGAGCACAGCGTCTTTAAAGGGAACCACGCGAGGCGTTGTTTCGGAAAGATTGTTCATACAAGACTCGATTAATCTTTTATGCTAGCAGGATAGATTATGTCATGATGTTTCAGTATGTACTTGCTCGGCAAATGAAACATATAAGCGATTAAAGCAAATATCTTTTCTCGACAGCCCTTGAATTCATTAGAATACCCCCTCCTAACTTTTGAAGATTATTATGGACA harbors:
- the chrA gene encoding chromate efflux transporter, whose product is MNNLSETTPRVVPFKDAVLFWLKLGFISFGGPAGQISIMYQEIVERRRWLSEQRFLHALNYCMVLPGPEAQQLATYIGWLMHRTWGGIIAGVLFVLPSLLILIGLSWIYIAFGDTPWVAGIFYGIKPAVTAIVLQAAHRIGSKTLKNPTLWIIATAAFVAIFALQLPFPLIIISAALIGYCGGRWAPAQFSAGAKNHGTPNTDTNVITTPAIIDDHTPTPAHAHFHWRRLIQILLIGALLWLLPMGILTYFYGWQGTLTQMAWFFTKAALLTFGGAYAVLPYVYQGAVHHYGWLTPTQMIDGLALGETTPGPLIMIVAFVGFVGAYVKAVFGADMVFVAGAVAAILVTWFTFLPSFVFILAGGPLVESTHGDLKFTAPLTAITAAVVGAILNLAMFFAYHTFWPQGWNGGLDWPSALVALAAMIGLLYFKRSVLEVLGAAAVAGLLITMLGN
- a CDS encoding aspartate kinase; amino-acid sequence: MALIVQKYGGTSVGSTERIEHVADKVIKARQAGHDIVVVVSAMSGETNRLIALAKALDEEPDPREYDVLVATGEQVTIALLAIALKKRGQDARSYTGAQVRIVTDSAFNKARIMHIDDSAMRADIAAGRVVIVAGFQGVDEHGNITTLGRGGSDTTGVALAAALKADECQIYTDVDGVYTTDPRVEPNARRLARITFEEMLEMASLGSKVLQIRSVEFAGKYNVPLRVLSTFDDKGEGTLITLEEEKMEQPRIAGIAFNRDEAQLTIAGVPDQPGVAASILGPISDANIEVDMIVQNVAGNDTTDFTFTVNRTDYKRAMDILQKTAKSLNARQVLGNDTIVKISLVGVGMRSHAGIAATMFKALAGENINIRMISTSEIKISVVVDQKYLELGVRTLHQVFELDKDGSVAAI
- the csrA gene encoding carbon storage regulator CsrA, coding for MLILTRRVGETLMVGDEVTVTVLGVKGNQVRIGVNAPKDVAVHREEIYERIKRERDTDSSDRSNGNS